A genomic stretch from Antarcticibacterium flavum includes:
- a CDS encoding CgeB family protein, with amino-acid sequence MKFVIIGLSVTSSWGNGHATTYRALLRELANLGHEILFLEKDVPWYSGHRDMPQPTFCELGLYKTNEELKSKYREAVAGADVVIVGSYVQQGVEVGNWAIDTATGATAFYDIDTPVTLAKLERQDYEYLDPATIGRYDMYLSFSGGPILEHLEQHYGSPMAKALYCSVDTKLYFPEEQPLKWQMGYLGTYSDDRQPTVENLLNKAAAHFPEEEFVVAGPQYPKDISWSQNVQRIEHLPPAQHRKFYNSQKFTLNVTREDMIKAGYSPSVRLFEAAACGVPIISDHWDGIESIFEPGKEILIAHSTEDVLEYFFNISEEERKQIGINARTKVLKYHTAKARARELVDYVDQLKETSKV; translated from the coding sequence ATGAAATTTGTGATCATAGGTCTTTCTGTTACGTCCTCCTGGGGAAATGGACATGCCACCACCTACCGCGCCCTACTCCGGGAGCTGGCAAACCTGGGACATGAGATCCTGTTCCTGGAAAAAGATGTGCCATGGTATTCCGGCCACAGGGATATGCCGCAACCCACATTTTGTGAGCTTGGACTATACAAGACCAATGAAGAACTTAAATCAAAATACAGAGAAGCAGTGGCCGGTGCAGATGTCGTCATCGTTGGCTCCTATGTGCAGCAGGGAGTAGAAGTTGGAAACTGGGCCATAGATACGGCAACCGGAGCCACTGCTTTTTATGATATAGATACCCCGGTAACGCTGGCAAAACTTGAGCGGCAGGATTACGAATACCTGGATCCCGCCACTATTGGCAGGTACGACATGTACCTTTCTTTCTCCGGCGGGCCAATTCTGGAACACCTGGAACAGCATTATGGTTCCCCTATGGCAAAAGCCCTGTATTGCTCTGTAGACACTAAACTATATTTTCCAGAAGAGCAGCCCCTTAAATGGCAAATGGGGTACCTGGGAACTTACAGCGATGACAGGCAACCCACTGTAGAAAATTTGCTAAACAAGGCGGCAGCTCATTTCCCTGAAGAGGAATTTGTAGTAGCCGGTCCGCAATATCCAAAAGACATCTCCTGGTCCCAGAATGTGCAGCGCATTGAGCACCTGCCGCCGGCACAGCACCGGAAATTTTACAATTCCCAGAAATTCACTCTTAATGTTACCCGGGAGGATATGATCAAAGCAGGTTACTCTCCCAGCGTACGGTTATTTGAAGCAGCAGCCTGCGGGGTGCCTATAATTTCTGATCATTGGGATGGGATTGAAAGCATCTTTGAACCGGGAAAGGAGATCCTTATTGCCCACTCTACTGAAGATGTACTGGAATATTTCTTTAATATTTCTGAAGAGGAGAGAAAACAAATTGGGATCAATGCCCGAACTAAAGTCCTGAAGTACCACACTGCCAAAGCAAGAGCAAGGGAACTGGTAGATTATGTAGATCAATTAAAAGAAACAAGCAAAGTATAA
- a CDS encoding TIGR04290 family methyltransferase produces MSTKEEIEALAPWFHNIHLPDGRETAPNHFLGDFPTFKWEEIKSSIPEDLNGWKVLDIGCNAGFYSLELAKRGAEVNAIDLDEHYLKQAKWTAGKFGLDDRITFRQMQVYDLAHTEEKYDLVWFMGVFYHLRYPLLALDILSQKTTKMMVFQTLSLPGKEEMEIPQDVEFHKRDIMKTAAWPKMAFIEDRLAGDPTNWWAPNHQGIISMLRSCGFKIVAMPGEETYIAEKDKSLTTSLESWNYSEYLSAVGKDWQKEISKKTKK; encoded by the coding sequence ATGTCAACCAAGGAAGAAATCGAAGCATTAGCACCGTGGTTTCATAACATCCACCTCCCGGATGGAAGGGAGACCGCACCCAATCATTTTTTGGGAGATTTTCCCACATTTAAATGGGAGGAAATAAAATCCTCAATTCCTGAGGATCTTAACGGCTGGAAAGTTTTGGATATTGGTTGCAATGCAGGTTTTTATTCCCTGGAACTGGCAAAACGCGGAGCTGAAGTTAACGCTATAGACCTGGATGAGCATTACCTTAAACAGGCGAAGTGGACGGCAGGGAAATTCGGGCTGGATGACAGGATCACTTTCAGGCAAATGCAGGTATATGACCTGGCACATACCGAAGAGAAATATGACCTGGTGTGGTTCATGGGAGTGTTTTACCATTTAAGATACCCACTGCTAGCCCTGGATATTCTGTCACAGAAGACCACTAAAATGATGGTCTTCCAAACTCTCTCCCTCCCGGGAAAGGAAGAAATGGAGATCCCGCAGGATGTGGAGTTCCATAAAAGGGATATTATGAAAACCGCTGCCTGGCCTAAAATGGCCTTTATTGAAGACCGCCTGGCAGGAGATCCAACCAACTGGTGGGCACCAAACCATCAGGGAATAATTTCCATGCTTCGAAGCTGCGGCTTCAAAATAGTTGCAATGCCCGGCGAGGAGACTTATATTGCAGAAAAAGACAAAAGTCTTACCACAAGCCTCGAATCCTGGAATTATTCAGAGTATTTATCGGCAGTGGGAAAGGACTGGCAAAAGGAAATATCAAAGAAAACAAAAAAGTAA
- a CDS encoding GNAT family N-acetyltransferase: MTPFPEIKTKRLLLRQIQDSDLENIFRGLSHPDVIKYCGVNFNSRESTKEQMTWYRDLLKNETGIWWAICSQDNTVFYGATGFNNLQKEHKKAEIGFWLLPEFWSRGYVSEAVNAIMDYAFNSMDLHRIEAYVEVGNENSAKALKKLSF, translated from the coding sequence ATGACCCCCTTCCCCGAAATAAAAACCAAGCGCCTACTTCTCAGGCAAATTCAGGACAGTGATCTTGAAAACATTTTTCGCGGATTGTCCCATCCCGATGTGATCAAATATTGTGGGGTGAATTTTAATAGCCGGGAATCCACAAAAGAACAAATGACCTGGTACAGGGATCTACTGAAAAATGAAACCGGCATCTGGTGGGCAATTTGTTCACAGGATAATACTGTTTTTTATGGAGCTACGGGTTTTAATAACCTTCAGAAAGAACATAAAAAGGCAGAGATTGGTTTTTGGCTCTTGCCGGAATTTTGGAGCAGGGGGTATGTAAGTGAGGCTGTAAATGCCATTATGGATTACGCCTTTAATTCCATGGATCTTCACAGAATTGAGGCTTATGTGGAAGTGGGAAATGAGAATTCTGCAAAGGCTTTGAAAAAGCTCAGTTTTTGA
- a CDS encoding DUF389 domain-containing protein: MRQLTIKLPKGHKDKVLETVEEFQGKNTIHLPNEEHDVFMIYLPNERVNDFLKKIDQYEEPEINLIPRGVITLYPPASESPDQVADVQPKSSLEIYLGGIQSVGSMFGLFGYSLAAGIIVWIGLFTTTTYLLVAAMLVAPFAGPAMNAALATSAGKMPLLKSSLMRYGLAIITGIIASLILTFIFPLKTLTPLMEEVSQVSKFALFLPLISGFAGAVNICQSERDSLVSGAAVGILVAASLAPPVGLVGVGLYMMDWQVVFSSLFRILLQLLGIHLAATLVFYFYGHVTPKGVRFLKGSYKTVVITSLVVLFGIAGMMYWQFSQPPFLRKASMNTELAEVLDAELQKLEYIKVLNKDVTFSNEKLDNKSLARFEATILAKDTTITDEALKSAVINHLKQNMDYPYRRDIYEVYEIRVVTD, translated from the coding sequence ATGCGCCAGTTAACAATCAAATTGCCAAAAGGACATAAGGATAAGGTACTGGAAACTGTAGAAGAATTTCAGGGAAAAAATACCATTCATCTTCCAAATGAGGAGCATGATGTTTTCATGATCTACCTCCCAAACGAGAGGGTAAATGATTTCTTAAAGAAGATTGACCAGTATGAAGAGCCGGAGATCAACCTCATTCCACGCGGAGTTATTACATTATATCCTCCGGCCTCTGAATCCCCGGACCAGGTAGCCGATGTGCAGCCAAAGAGTTCCCTGGAGATCTACCTGGGAGGTATTCAAAGCGTGGGATCGATGTTTGGCCTTTTTGGTTATTCCCTGGCTGCAGGGATCATTGTATGGATAGGGCTTTTTACTACCACCACGTACCTTCTGGTTGCCGCAATGCTGGTAGCCCCTTTTGCAGGACCGGCTATGAACGCGGCCCTGGCAACGTCCGCTGGCAAAATGCCTTTGCTTAAAAGCAGCCTGATGCGTTATGGTTTGGCCATAATTACCGGGATTATTGCCAGTTTAATACTAACTTTCATATTCCCACTTAAGACCCTTACTCCCCTAATGGAGGAGGTAAGCCAGGTTTCTAAATTTGCCCTTTTCCTGCCGCTTATTTCAGGTTTCGCGGGCGCGGTAAATATATGCCAGTCAGAGAGGGACAGCCTGGTCTCCGGTGCGGCAGTGGGTATTCTTGTGGCAGCATCCCTGGCTCCACCGGTGGGACTGGTAGGAGTGGGATTGTATATGATGGATTGGCAGGTAGTCTTTAGCAGCCTGTTCAGGATCCTACTGCAGTTGCTGGGAATTCACCTGGCGGCCACCCTCGTGTTTTATTTTTACGGACATGTAACCCCAAAAGGTGTAAGATTTTTAAAAGGGAGTTATAAGACAGTTGTGATCACCAGTCTTGTAGTGCTGTTCGGAATAGCCGGAATGATGTACTGGCAGTTCAGCCAGCCGCCTTTCCTTCGTAAGGCCAGTATGAATACCGAATTGGCCGAAGTCCTGGATGCCGAACTTCAGAAATTAGAGTATATTAAAGTCCTTAATAAAGATGTAACCTTCAGCAATGAAAAACTGGACAATAAATCCCTGGCAAGGTTTGAAGCTACAATTCTTGCGAAGGACACCACTATTACAGATGAAGCACTAAAATCGGCAGTTATAAACCACCTAAAACAGAATATGGATTATCCCTACCGCCGGGATATTTATGAAGTATATGAAATACGGGTGGTGACAGATTAA
- a CDS encoding DEAD/DEAH box helicase: MSFKKLHPLLKDTLEHLGMEAPTPFQKAALPRIKSGANIYGIAPEGAGKTTALIISTIHKLNAEAFEDAPRALIIVKDKEAALALEEEFRRFLKNTDLRIFSAYDQPDLDTQKGEIYEGVDIVISTPNKIFRLFKATGINVTQLKLFAVDDAEFLSGNKYYNDLVRIPEHISKCQYLIFASAMNGKIERFQDSFMAHSEVVKVSGN; the protein is encoded by the coding sequence ATGTCCTTCAAAAAACTTCATCCCCTGCTTAAAGATACTCTTGAACACCTGGGAATGGAGGCTCCCACTCCTTTTCAAAAAGCAGCTTTGCCACGTATAAAGAGCGGTGCGAATATTTACGGGATTGCACCTGAAGGCGCAGGAAAGACTACCGCCTTGATCATTAGCACGATCCATAAGCTCAATGCCGAAGCTTTTGAAGACGCTCCGCGGGCATTGATCATTGTGAAGGATAAGGAGGCAGCCCTGGCGCTGGAAGAAGAATTCAGAAGGTTTTTAAAGAATACAGATCTCAGGATCTTTTCTGCCTACGATCAACCCGATCTGGATACTCAAAAGGGGGAGATCTATGAAGGAGTGGATATTGTGATCTCCACTCCCAATAAAATTTTCAGGTTATTTAAGGCTACAGGGATCAATGTTACGCAATTGAAATTATTTGCTGTTGATGATGCTGAATTCCTTTCCGGAAATAAATATTACAATGACCTGGTTCGAATCCCCGAGCATATTTCCAAATGCCAGTATCTCATATTTGCTTCAGCTATGAATGGAAAAATAGAGAGATTTCAGGATTCCTTTATGGCACATTCAGAAGTTGTGAAGGTTTCAGGTAATTAG
- a CDS encoding single-stranded DNA-binding protein: MSTLRNKVQLIGHVGNAPEIVNLESGKKLAKFSLATNDFYKNSKGEKITDTQWHNVVAWGKLADLIENYVPKGKEVGLEGKLTSRSYEDKDGVKRYVTEIVCNELLLMK, from the coding sequence ATGAGCACTTTAAGAAACAAAGTTCAGTTAATTGGGCACGTGGGAAATGCGCCCGAGATCGTTAATCTTGAATCTGGTAAAAAGCTTGCCAAATTCTCCCTGGCCACCAATGATTTTTACAAGAATTCCAAAGGAGAAAAGATCACAGATACCCAATGGCACAATGTAGTAGCCTGGGGAAAACTGGCTGACCTTATTGAAAATTATGTTCCAAAGGGAAAAGAAGTAGGCCTTGAAGGCAAACTCACCAGCCGCAGCTACGAGGATAAGGATGGAGTGAAAAGATATGTTACAGAGATCGTTTGTAATGAGCTATTGCTAATGAAGTAA
- a CDS encoding M16 family metallopeptidase — translation MKKFAILLVFLVFCFQEHNAQNFKADNINIEYERFVLPNGLKLLVHEDPKAPIVAVNVWYHVGSKNEKPGKSGFAHLFEHLMFNGSENFNDDYFQAIERIGGTDVNGTTNLDRTNYFQNVPVSALDQVLFLESDRMGHMLGAITQELLDEQRGVVQNEKRQGENQPYGQQWNYLTRALYPKGHPYSWTVIGEMEDLNAATLDDVREWFKSYYGAANAVIAIAGDIKPQDAYDRVLKYFGHIPAGPTIERQERNIPEHSNDTYQVYEDRVPESRVLFAWNTPDFGDRQDIHMDLIASILSSGKNSRLYKKLVYEEQIVSYVNAYQASAEIASRFIVSANVRPGEDVERVKNTLLAEIEDLIENGPKEEELKRVKAEYFANFIKGMERIGGFGGVSDILASNETYFGDASYYKTVLKYAEEATAEDLRKTAKEWLTKGKHTLIANPFPQYTVTTSTVDRSSLPELGVTRSSKFPQVERERLSNGMEIVLARREGVPTIAMNLMFNAGFKTDHITQPGTAALAMNLMDEGTANMDALEISEKLQLLGASLYTGSDQDISSVGMTTLKPTLDESLDLFADVVLNPAFEEKEFQRLKTEQLNGLKREKAQPFTMALRAMNKYLYGEDHPYASPFTGSGYEHTVENITRQDIVTFYNTWIKPNNATLIVTGDVTMPELKSRLERSLKNWKKGEVPEITFTTPKQAAGNTLYLINRPESEQTIIIAGHLTEKYGDLNEVAVEQMVSILGGEFTSRINMNLREDKNWAYGAGGFVMDAQQERPFLVYAPVQTDKTAESIMELKKEIEEFITSRPATQQELDKVKTNKVLALPGQWETNSSVNNSLYNLVKYNLGDDYYQNYDATVRNLQIGDLHKASQMVVKPEEVNWFVVGDRAKIASRLDELGFNSIVEIDPDGNPLTPAVGSKGKQNLKN, via the coding sequence ATGAAGAAGTTCGCTATTCTTCTCGTATTCCTTGTGTTCTGTTTTCAGGAACATAATGCACAAAACTTTAAGGCAGATAATATTAATATCGAGTACGAGCGATTTGTTCTGCCCAATGGTTTAAAACTCCTGGTTCATGAGGATCCCAAGGCGCCTATAGTAGCGGTAAACGTATGGTATCACGTAGGATCCAAAAATGAAAAACCAGGGAAGAGCGGTTTTGCCCATCTTTTTGAACATTTGATGTTCAATGGGAGCGAGAATTTTAATGATGATTACTTCCAGGCAATCGAGAGAATTGGTGGGACAGATGTGAATGGAACTACAAACCTGGACAGGACCAATTATTTTCAAAACGTACCGGTATCGGCTTTGGACCAGGTTTTATTTCTGGAATCGGACAGGATGGGCCATATGCTGGGCGCTATTACCCAGGAACTATTGGATGAGCAACGTGGTGTGGTACAAAACGAAAAGCGGCAGGGTGAAAATCAACCCTATGGGCAGCAATGGAATTATCTTACCCGTGCCCTGTATCCAAAAGGCCATCCTTATTCCTGGACCGTCATAGGAGAAATGGAAGATCTTAATGCGGCAACCCTGGATGACGTTCGGGAATGGTTTAAATCCTATTATGGTGCTGCAAATGCTGTAATTGCGATTGCAGGGGACATCAAACCTCAGGACGCTTATGACAGGGTGCTTAAGTATTTTGGCCATATTCCCGCCGGTCCTACAATTGAGAGACAGGAGAGAAATATTCCCGAACACTCTAATGATACTTACCAGGTGTATGAGGACCGGGTGCCGGAAAGCAGGGTTTTATTTGCCTGGAACACTCCTGACTTTGGGGACAGGCAGGACATTCATATGGACCTTATTGCTTCTATACTAAGTAGCGGAAAAAATTCCCGGTTATATAAAAAACTTGTCTATGAGGAGCAAATTGTAAGTTATGTCAACGCCTATCAGGCTTCAGCAGAAATTGCGAGTAGATTTATTGTCTCTGCCAATGTAAGGCCCGGGGAAGATGTGGAGCGCGTGAAGAACACGCTTTTAGCTGAAATAGAAGATTTGATAGAGAATGGTCCTAAAGAAGAAGAACTTAAGCGGGTGAAAGCAGAGTATTTTGCAAACTTCATCAAGGGAATGGAACGAATTGGTGGTTTTGGAGGGGTAAGTGACATCCTGGCCTCCAATGAAACATATTTTGGAGATGCTTCTTACTATAAAACCGTTCTTAAATATGCTGAAGAGGCAACTGCAGAGGACCTTAGAAAGACTGCTAAAGAATGGTTAACAAAGGGAAAGCATACATTGATAGCAAATCCTTTTCCGCAGTATACAGTTACGACTTCAACGGTGGACCGCTCCAGCCTGCCGGAATTAGGAGTGACCAGGAGCAGCAAGTTCCCCCAGGTAGAACGGGAAAGACTTTCCAACGGTATGGAAATAGTTTTGGCAAGAAGGGAAGGTGTTCCCACCATTGCGATGAACCTTATGTTCAATGCGGGTTTTAAAACAGATCATATAACACAACCGGGAACCGCTGCCTTAGCCATGAATTTAATGGATGAAGGCACTGCAAATATGGATGCACTGGAAATAAGTGAAAAGCTTCAGTTATTGGGAGCCAGTCTTTATACAGGGTCAGACCAGGATATTTCCTCTGTAGGAATGACTACCCTTAAACCTACGTTGGATGAAAGCCTGGACCTATTTGCAGATGTTGTTCTTAACCCTGCCTTTGAAGAAAAGGAATTTCAGAGATTAAAGACAGAGCAACTTAACGGCCTCAAACGGGAGAAAGCGCAGCCTTTCACCATGGCATTAAGGGCTATGAATAAATATCTTTATGGGGAGGACCATCCATACGCAAGTCCTTTTACAGGCAGCGGTTACGAGCATACGGTAGAGAACATAACCCGGCAGGATATTGTCACTTTTTACAATACATGGATCAAACCCAATAATGCTACCCTCATAGTTACGGGAGATGTAACTATGCCAGAGTTAAAATCGAGACTTGAGAGATCCTTAAAGAACTGGAAGAAAGGGGAGGTGCCAGAGATTACTTTTACCACACCAAAACAGGCTGCCGGCAATACTCTTTATTTGATCAACCGGCCGGAGTCTGAACAAACTATAATAATTGCTGGGCATTTAACAGAGAAGTACGGCGATCTAAATGAAGTGGCGGTAGAGCAAATGGTAAGTATTCTTGGGGGAGAGTTTACCTCGCGTATCAATATGAACTTAAGAGAAGATAAAAACTGGGCATATGGTGCGGGAGGATTTGTGATGGATGCACAACAGGAAAGACCATTTTTGGTGTATGCCCCTGTACAAACAGACAAAACAGCAGAATCTATCATGGAACTGAAAAAAGAAATTGAAGAATTTATTACCTCCAGACCGGCCACCCAGCAGGAATTGGACAAGGTTAAAACCAATAAGGTCCTCGCGCTACCGGGGCAATGGGAAACTAATTCTTCAGTGAACAATTCTCTCTATAACTTAGTGAAATACAATCTGGGAGATGATTACTATCAAAACTACGATGCCACGGTGAGGAATCTGCAAATTGGAGATCTTCATAAAGCCAGCCAAATGGTAGTTAAACCAGAGGAGGTAAACTGGTTTGTAGTAGGAGACAGGGCAAAAATAGCTTCCAGGCTTGATGAGTTGGGATTCAATTCCATTGTGGAGATAGATCCAGATGGAAACCCACTTACTCCTGCAGTGGGTAGCAAGGGTAAGCAAAACCTGAAAAATTGA
- a CDS encoding histone deacetylase family protein — translation MLKIAYHSIYKHPLPEGHRFPMEKYELLPKQLLHEGTCTKENFFEPKAAATEHILFAHSTDYVEDLQNLNIDARAARKTGFPLSAELVEREIKIAGGTIQSAQFALTYGISMNIAGGTHHAYSGHGEAFCLLNDQAIAARYLQKEKLAGKILIIDLDVHQGNGTAEIFEGDTSVFTFSMHGKNNYPFKKERSDLDIELADGTGDEEYLSILKRTLPKLLEEQQPDFVFYLSGVDIISTDKLGKLGCTVEGCKERDRFVLQSLCDLNLPVQVSMGGGYSPEIKTIIEAHANTYRLAQEIWF, via the coding sequence ATGCTCAAAATCGCCTACCATTCCATTTATAAACATCCTTTGCCGGAAGGTCACCGTTTTCCAATGGAAAAGTATGAGTTGCTTCCAAAACAGCTCCTGCATGAGGGTACCTGCACGAAAGAGAATTTCTTTGAACCGAAAGCAGCTGCCACAGAGCATATCCTTTTTGCTCATAGCACCGACTATGTCGAGGATCTTCAAAACCTTAACATAGATGCCAGGGCAGCACGAAAAACAGGTTTTCCGCTGTCGGCAGAACTGGTTGAGAGAGAGATCAAAATCGCGGGTGGAACGATTCAATCTGCACAGTTTGCTTTAACGTATGGAATCTCAATGAACATTGCCGGTGGTACCCACCACGCTTATTCCGGCCACGGGGAGGCTTTTTGTCTATTAAACGATCAGGCCATTGCTGCGAGGTACCTTCAGAAGGAAAAACTGGCAGGGAAAATTCTTATTATAGACCTGGATGTACACCAGGGGAATGGAACAGCAGAGATCTTTGAAGGGGATACTTCAGTCTTCACCTTCTCCATGCATGGGAAGAATAACTATCCATTTAAAAAAGAAAGATCAGATCTTGACATAGAGCTGGCAGATGGTACCGGCGATGAGGAATATCTCTCTATCCTAAAAAGAACACTTCCAAAACTTCTGGAAGAGCAGCAGCCGGATTTCGTCTTTTACCTTAGCGGGGTGGATATAATTTCAACCGATAAACTGGGAAAACTTGGCTGCACGGTAGAGGGATGTAAGGAAAGGGACCGGTTTGTACTCCAAAGCCTCTGCGACCTTAATCTCCCGGTGCAGGTAAGTATGGGAGGAGGTTATTCGCCTGAAATTAAGACCATCATCGAAGCACACGCCAATACCTACAGGCTGGCACAGGAGATCTGGTTTTAG
- the metG gene encoding methionine--tRNA ligase, giving the protein MEQSQQRYTITAALPYTNGPIHIGHLAGVYVPADIYARFLRMQGHDVAFVSGSDEHGVAIPMKAKKEGITSQQLIDKYHSIIKRSFEDFGVSFDNYSRTSSEVHHNTASQFFKKLFDEGKFIEETTEQLYDAEANQFLADRFVTGTCPKCGNEEAYGDQCETCGSSLNATDLINPKSAITGAVPTMKQTKHWFLPMDQYEDWLKEWILVGHKRDWKVNVYGQVKSWIDDGLRARAVTRDLDWGIPVPVEGAEGKVLYVWFDAPIGYISSTKEWAKREGKNWEDYWKEKDTKLVHFIGKDNIVFHCLIFPIMLKAEGSYILPENVPANEFLNLEGKKLSTSKNWAVWLHEYLQDFPGQQDVLRYVLTANAPETKDNDFTWKDFQARNNNELVAVFGNFINRVVVLTQKYYEGEVPAPGNYSEVDEETLSALRAYPAVIASSIEKYRFREAQGELMNLARLGNKYLADEEPWKLIKTDEERVKTVMYVALQIASALATLSEPFLPFTSAKLKKILNMEQEETVKDGTLWNEITSKEALLPAGEHIGEAVLLFSKIEDEQIQQQLDKLEATKAANEAENKKAAPQKETATFEDFSKMDLRVGTIVEATKMPKADKLLVLKVETGLDTRTIVSGIAQSFKPEEIIGKKVTVLVNLAPRKLRGVESEGMILMTEDTAGKLVFLNPDTDGVENGAVIS; this is encoded by the coding sequence ATGGAGCAATCTCAACAACGATATACAATTACAGCCGCCCTGCCATATACCAACGGGCCTATTCATATTGGACACCTGGCAGGGGTTTACGTGCCGGCAGATATTTATGCGCGATTCCTGAGGATGCAGGGCCACGACGTTGCCTTTGTGAGCGGGAGCGATGAACACGGGGTGGCAATCCCGATGAAAGCCAAGAAAGAAGGGATCACCTCGCAGCAGCTTATAGATAAATATCATTCTATTATAAAAAGATCTTTTGAAGATTTTGGAGTTTCCTTTGATAATTACTCCCGTACATCATCAGAAGTACATCACAATACAGCATCACAATTCTTTAAGAAACTCTTTGATGAGGGAAAATTCATCGAGGAGACTACAGAGCAGCTTTATGATGCAGAAGCTAACCAGTTCCTGGCTGACAGATTTGTAACAGGGACATGCCCAAAATGTGGGAATGAGGAAGCCTACGGGGACCAGTGTGAAACCTGCGGAAGCTCTCTCAATGCAACAGATCTTATAAATCCAAAGTCGGCTATTACAGGTGCTGTTCCTACAATGAAACAGACGAAGCATTGGTTTCTGCCTATGGATCAATATGAGGACTGGCTTAAGGAATGGATCCTTGTAGGGCATAAACGTGACTGGAAAGTGAATGTTTACGGGCAGGTTAAATCCTGGATAGATGATGGCTTAAGGGCTCGTGCTGTAACCCGTGACCTGGATTGGGGAATCCCGGTGCCGGTAGAGGGAGCCGAAGGTAAAGTGCTTTATGTGTGGTTTGATGCACCTATTGGATATATTTCATCTACCAAGGAGTGGGCAAAGAGAGAAGGAAAGAACTGGGAAGATTACTGGAAGGAAAAAGACACCAAACTCGTACATTTTATAGGTAAGGATAACATCGTTTTCCATTGTTTGATCTTTCCTATTATGCTAAAAGCTGAAGGATCCTACATTTTACCTGAAAATGTCCCTGCCAATGAATTCCTTAATCTTGAAGGAAAGAAGCTCTCCACTTCCAAAAACTGGGCAGTTTGGCTGCACGAATATTTGCAGGATTTCCCTGGTCAACAGGATGTGTTGAGGTATGTGCTTACAGCTAATGCGCCTGAGACAAAAGATAATGATTTTACGTGGAAAGACTTCCAGGCAAGAAACAATAATGAGCTGGTAGCAGTATTCGGGAATTTCATTAACCGGGTAGTGGTACTTACTCAAAAATACTATGAAGGTGAAGTTCCTGCCCCGGGAAATTATTCTGAAGTAGATGAAGAAACCCTGTCGGCTTTAAGAGCCTATCCGGCAGTGATCGCGAGTTCAATTGAGAAATATCGCTTTCGTGAGGCGCAGGGGGAATTGATGAACCTGGCAAGACTGGGGAATAAATACCTGGCAGATGAGGAGCCCTGGAAACTCATTAAAACAGATGAGGAGCGGGTAAAAACGGTAATGTACGTGGCCCTGCAAATAGCAAGTGCCCTGGCTACCCTTAGCGAACCTTTCCTTCCTTTTACTTCAGCAAAACTGAAGAAGATATTGAATATGGAGCAGGAGGAAACAGTAAAGGACGGCACCTTGTGGAATGAGATAACTTCTAAAGAAGCCTTACTCCCTGCCGGGGAGCATATTGGGGAAGCGGTATTGCTTTTCAGTAAAATAGAAGACGAACAAATACAACAACAACTGGATAAATTGGAAGCGACAAAAGCAGCAAACGAAGCAGAGAACAAGAAAGCAGCACCGCAAAAAGAAACTGCCACCTTTGAAGATTTTTCAAAAATGGACCTGCGGGTTGGGACTATTGTAGAAGCCACCAAAATGCCGAAGGCAGATAAGCTCCTGGTCCTTAAAGTAGAGACCGGGCTTGATACAAGGACCATAGTTTCAGGAATAGCCCAAAGCTTTAAACCGGAAGAGATCATTGGTAAAAAAGTAACCGTACTGGTAAACCTGGCGCCAAGGAAATTACGTGGTGTGGAAAGCGAGGGAATGATCCTTATGACTGAAGATACTGCAGGAAAGCTGGTATTCCTTAACCCCGATACCGATGGGGTGGAGAATGGGGCAGTGATATCTTAA
- a CDS encoding YraN family protein — MAAHNELGKAGEDLAVDFLLKKGFEIVARNFVYQKAEVDIIARKDNILSIIEVKTRSTPDFGNPQEFVKARQIHRLVKAVDHFVNDHNMDVEVRFDIVAIIKNKAGTRIDHIEDAFLSFE, encoded by the coding sequence ATGGCAGCACATAATGAACTGGGAAAGGCAGGAGAGGATCTCGCAGTAGATTTTCTTCTCAAAAAAGGTTTCGAGATCGTAGCAAGAAACTTTGTTTACCAAAAAGCAGAGGTAGACATCATTGCCAGAAAAGATAATATTCTCTCGATTATAGAAGTAAAGACCCGCAGTACGCCCGATTTTGGGAATCCCCAGGAATTTGTAAAAGCCCGGCAGATCCATCGCCTGGTCAAAGCGGTAGATCATTTTGTCAATGACCACAACATGGATGTGGAAGTGCGTTTTGATATTGTGGCCATCATTAAAAACAAAGCAGGCACCCGTATTGACCATATAGAGGATGCCTTTCTTAGTTTTGAATGA